The genomic window GGGGAAATCCACAAGATTTAAAGCCTAAATGACGCACGTCACGCTTAGTGGCACTGACAGAAAcctaatatttttattagaaaGTTTCTTGTCCAAAAGTCCAACCTCTCTCAAATGAATACATAACTTTCACTCCCTCATATTATTTAAAGACACTGTCATCCCGCTCTAATTATCTCAAGaaactaatttattttaacCAGGTAATTGGATAACTAGCTAACTGGGAGGGGGTCGTACAGGAAGTTACCAAGTAGTACCAACTTGAACGGCACATTTACACTAGAAATACCTAACAAAGAGACTATTCAGTGTAATCTTATTTGAAGTACTAAGCTAGCGTTTGGAAGGCAAGGCTTGGTAGAACCGACCAAACATGTGTTCTGTTTTATGTTTGGTGCATTTCAAAAACAGAACTGGATACAAGTATTAATAGTAGCACATTTTGGTTCCCCTAGAAAGGTGGAAAAAGATAATATAGTCTATTCCATACTATTCCCTCCATGTGCCAAATACTAAATGAATCTTAATTGCGGTAAGATtatgaaatcaaagaaaaatgcTATATGTTGATCAACTATTGGGAGTAGAGTATAAAATTGGTTAAACCATTTCGCAAAGTTATGCTTCACAACAGACATTAACCTATTTGTAACACACTCCCTAATGTGGAACTATCTCAACATAACATTGGCTGACCACTGCATGAACACGCCCAAGCAAAATCTGCCAGTATATTTAGGTACAGTAGTTAAAGTCACATTAAGTGCAGAATAAGGTTATGCACATTTCTTAAGAAAATCAAATCACTGGGTGTTCTAATTTTCATGATAAAATGAGCTTCACCGACTATAATACTCCTATTAATAAAGTAGTTAGTGTAGTAATTAAATGGATTGAAATGCAATAAATAAGAGTATCAATGGAAAAGGATAATTAATGTTTCATCagtattttaaaatgaaaaataatactcTACAAGACAAGCAAATATCCCAAACATGACATTAATATTAGACGGAAGGAGTACTGAAATCGAAAGAACGTGTCTCAATAATTAGAGTATTACTTGTAGGCACCGCACATATCTCTTTGTATATCCTAAATCATTAACCAATGGAACTTCTAAAGCTTTTGCCAGTTGACGGGCTGATGCAACAAACCTGGAAAAGCAGCAATGTAGCATGTGAAATTAGACAAAGGAAAAGAGAGAAGTTTTAAAACAAGTGAAGCTAATTTAAAACACACATATCATGAAAAAGCAGTGTAATCAAATAGGAAAAGGAAGTGAACGAATCAGTGCATGCAACACTCGTTCCTGAGCCCGAAATATAGatgtaaacaaattaaaaataagatttCATTAGAAACCACTATAAGCATCACTATGAGAACTATATACAAGAAGACCTAGCAGGACAAACCAAAAAGAAGGGTCGAGAGAACAGATTGCAGACTGAAATTTAGAAGATAAGTAAAGTGAAATTTAACATATGAAATCCCTACTCAAAAGGGAAAATAAACCAAGGCTCACTCCATCATCATGGAAGAAGAAAGTACAAGATAAttaacaaacttttaagttttaaagaAGAGTGGAACTAGAGATcagaaataaaatgtaaaatatatgGAAGAATGGACTCACATATTGCAATTATTTTGTAACTCTGGAACGGATAGATTGGTTGCTGCATTTTGAGTACATGACTGATATTTCTGAGCAACTGCTCCAAGCTGACTAACCTGATACAACAATTAATACACAAATGGATAAGAATAACGTATATAACACTTTATTGGAAACAACAATTTAATTCTCTGTTAAAATCTTTATAATCCATGCTAGCAAATAATATAACTAGCAACCAATGATATACAGAAGGGCAGTGCTtggcatgcatatatatatatatatatattaccatATGAAAATATGCTAAAGTAATAGTAATatcaaacaaaaacataaattcATACAACTCTCAACATAAAATGTCAGCCATCATAGCATAATATCCAGTGAGCATGTATTGATAATTTGATATTGATTGGTGATACAAGATCAAGATATAAATGAAGTGTTTGATATGCAACCTGAGGTATTAACAATCTTTTGGGGATAAGCTCTTCATGTCGCCGAGCGCAAAACTCCCAAGAGCATATctgaaaaagaaagaatgaacaAATGGATGTCAACTAAAAATCCTGTAGGATATATAAAAGATTATATCATGAACAATGGAAGCTCAAGTTCAGTTAAAAGCCCGAGATAATTATTCCTATCACTAACCTTCAGGTCTGGAGAGAAAACTATTCGAAGTTGACCATCACGAACAACGCGAAGTTGCTCAAAAACACTTTCTTGAATTGCTTTTGCATAATCTAGAACAATTTGGCCAGAGGAATTATGATATTCACGAGGCATGTCAACATACAGTAGCTCTTCTAAAGTACCACTTTCATACTTTATTTTGAAAAGCCTGGGAAGAACCTCAGCCGTTGCCTCTGAAAACACGTTTAAAATTTCAGAAAGATGTTAATACAGTAcaatcatgtttttaaactaGCAACAGGTTTTAAAAGTTTATAACGTCAATATTTAGATGTTAAAGAACCAAAAATGGATAAAATAACAGAAAAAACTTACCAAACCCACGGCCCGGTTTGCGATTACATATTTCACAGTGCCATATATCctgaaaatatttcaaaaattaacaTGTTAGCTTGAATTAATGCTTGATTTCACAAACCTAACACGACTGTGCCTTAAATCTAATAGAATATTTAAAACTGGCTGCTTGAGATATAACATTACGGCAATCATACCAACAAGATGAAGACGCTAATAAATGAATATAGTACAATTAAGAACAGACTATGTACATCATTCAATAATCAAAATACTAACTTAGATGGGAATATACAGGGATGAAAATATGGTTAACTCTTGCAACAGACCTGAGGGAAAACTCCAGTTGTTTGTCTGCCACTTCCATACATGGAAACACACCACTTCTTTTTGGCATTAGGGGCAAAATACTCGGCAACAAATTTCCTCCAGAAATCGATGTTGTTATCCTACATTAAATCAAGTGCAAATGTATATAAATATGATAGATAATATACAATATACATATTTAGAAGGAAGAAAAGTAGTAAGAACAATTATTACTTCAGGTCTATGTTGTTGCTGATACATGTAATGTGTCAGCCGTCTAGCACACATCCCAGGTTCATATGCTGGTTTCACAGGAGACCTTACAGGCATATTCTGCTGTTGAAACTGCTGCGGTAGCTGGGACCGTTGCTGCGGAGGCATCGATTTTAAGAGTTGTTGCTGctgatgttgctgctgctgttgaTATTGCAAAAGTCTCTGTTGTTGCAAAAGGTTCATCTGTGCAGCAGTAGCCTGGGAGGTTTGCCTTGACATATGGagaagttgttgttgttgttgctgctgctgttgttgttgttgttgatgtaaAAACGGCTGATCACTATGCTGGGGTTCCATTTTTACAGTAGCCATACCTCTCATTGATTGAAGTTGTTGCGGTTCTAATTTTACCTGAGCAAGATTCCTCAGCGATGACAACTGCTGCTGCTGCCCAAACTGATCGCTGTTTACCTGTGGCTCCATCTTCACCGGTCCAATACCACCTATCCCTCCTCGCATTGATTGGAAATGCTGCTGTTgctgatgttgttgttgttgttgttgagtgtTCATTGGAGCCGAAAACTGCTGCGCTGACTGTTGCTGATTATGTTGGAAATTTTGAACTTCATGTTGTTGTGAATGTTGTTGATCCGACAACAACTGGTTGCCAGAAGGGTTTGAAAATTGCTGACCCTGACCTTGGCCTTGACCAGACGAACCAGGGTTAACAACATTAGCTTGCCCAAACGACGACGAAGGATTACCAAATCCCATTCCATTAGCAACACCAGACAAAGGGTCCTGTTCAGCCCCAGCATCCATACCACCCCGCTGACCATTTCC from Trifolium pratense cultivar HEN17-A07 linkage group LG1, ARS_RC_1.1, whole genome shotgun sequence includes these protein-coding regions:
- the LOC123920733 gene encoding transcriptional corepressor SEUSS encodes the protein MVPPGPPNPIGGAPSLTPSLMRTNSGMMGGQGGQASFPSLVSQRNQFNNMNMLGNMSNVASMMNQSFPNGIPNSGIGGLGNGQRGGMDAGAEQDPLSGVANGMGFGNPSSSFGQANVVNPGSSGQGQGQGQQFSNPSGNQLLSDQQHSQQHEVQNFQHNQQQSAQQFSAPMNTQQQQQQHQQQQHFQSMRGGIGGIGPVKMEPQVNSDQFGQQQQLSSLRNLAQVKLEPQQLQSMRGMATVKMEPQHSDQPFLHQQQQQQQQQQQQQLLHMSRQTSQATAAQMNLLQQQRLLQYQQQQQHQQQQLLKSMPPQQRSQLPQQFQQQNMPVRSPVKPAYEPGMCARRLTHYMYQQQHRPEDNNIDFWRKFVAEYFAPNAKKKWCVSMYGSGRQTTGVFPQDIWHCEICNRKPGRGFEATAEVLPRLFKIKYESGTLEELLYVDMPREYHNSSGQIVLDYAKAIQESVFEQLRVVRDGQLRIVFSPDLKICSWEFCARRHEELIPKRLLIPQVSQLGAVAQKYQSCTQNAATNLSVPELQNNCNMFVASARQLAKALEVPLVNDLGYTKRYVRCLQISEVVNSMKDLIDYSRETGTGPMDSLAKFPRRTSNSSALHSQAQQSDDQLQQQQQHMVAHNSNGDQNSVQNAAMQIPSNNGVANVNNSVSSAPASTTTSTIVGLLHQNSMNARQQNSMNNASSPYGGGSAHIPSPGSCNTVPQAQPNSSPFHSPTPSSSNNPQTSHPGITSANHMSTANSPANISLQQQQTSISGDADPSNDAQNSMHKIIHDMMMSSQMNGTGGMVGANSLGNDMKNVNGILPVSTNTGLNGGNGMMVNGGVNSNSGVGVGGYGTMGLGPSGLPNGMRPGMGNNSVMNGRGGMASMAREQAMNHQQDLSSQLLSGLGAVNGFNNLQFD